The Leptospira mtsangambouensis sequence TGGTTCAATTAGTAATGTTGCATTGAGTTTGCTAATCGGTAAAAAATTATGCGCTTCAAAATAAAAAGCTCTACCTAAAAAATAACCTAATAACGAAAAAAATCCTAGCATAACAATGATTGGCAACTTAGGAATTAAAAAAGAACCAATACTTAACGAATATAAAAAGAAAAACACACATAACAAAAACAATCGCAAATAAGCATACTCGAGGCCAAGAATCTCGGGAATGTATTTTTTGATCATATAGCTTTGGATAGCAAATAAAAATGCGCTAATCAAAATACAAAACGCAGATAAAAGATTAATCTGACCTTCTAAAGTGGAAATTAAATAAATTCCAACCATCGCCAGTACAATGCCAAATACTTCGCGATCTTTAAAACGTTCTCCTAAAAACACAACACCCAAAATCACATTGTATAAAACCGTTGTTTTGATGAGGATTGCCGCGGGACCAAGATCGGTTTGTTTGAGTGCATAATAATACAAAACAATTCCCATCGCATTGGAAAAGGTACCAAGGAGTAAAACCAAACCGTCTCTTTGGATTGTGAGGATTACTTTTTTTCTTCGTTTAGAAGAACTCAGAAAAAATGGTGTGACCGCTAAAAAAGCAAATCCAACTCCAAATAAAGCTGCCATTTCCGGAGCCAAATTGTATCTACGAAAAAGTTCTTTAAAACCAATTACTTCGAAAGCAAAGAATACTCCCGTTAGGAAGACAAAAAAATATCCCTTTTTTTCGTTACCAGTCAATGGGTTCTTTTCCTTGTGAATGTAAATACTCGTTTGTTTTGGAAAAATGTTTGTTTCCTAAAAATCCTCTGTAGGCAGAGAGAGGAGAAGGATGCGCCGATTTTAAAATCAAATGTTTGTTTGGTGGGATTAAAATTTCTTTTTTCTGCGCGAAGGATCCCCATAATAAAAATACAATATTGGATTTTTTCTCAGCAAGGATTTTGATCGCAGCATCCGTAAATTCTTCCCAACCTTTATTTTGGTGAGAACCTGCCTTGTCTTTTTGTACAGTCAGAGTGGCATTCAGAAGAAGAACACCTTGGTTTGCCCAATGAGTTAAGTTTCCTGATTTAGGAATGGGTTTTTGCAAATCATCCGCGATTTCTTTAAAGATATTTTGTAAGGATGGTGGGAAGGGAACTCCGTCATTGACGGAAAAACAAAGTCCATGTGCTTGCCCAGGGCCATGGTAAGGATCTTGGCCAAGGATCACCACTTTGACTTTGTCAAAAGGACAAGAATCAAATGCATTGAAGATTAATTTTGCCGGAGGAAATACAGTAGAAGATTTATATTGATCTCTTACCCACTCGCGTAAGTTGGAAAAATAAGGTTTTTCAAATTCATCTCTCAGGACTTCTTTCCATCCCGACTCAATTTGTACGTCTTTCATTTTTTCCCTCCGAATGAAAGTATAATACTCGTAAGTCGATTCCTCCATGAGTGACATGAATCGTTTTTTTTGAAAAACTTCGAAGTTCCCTCATACAATCACTCCATTTTTCTTCCGTAGGACAAAGGATAAAACCAATGAGTTTGGGATGATTTTTTGTGAGTTTTAAAAGTTCTTCTAAACGTTTTCCAATCTTGGAATAAAGTTTTTCTTCGGGTCCAGTTCTTTCGTGTTTGCGGAGTCCGTAAGGCGGGTTCAAAGGCAAAAAGTAATGAGAAAATTCTGAACTTCCCTCCGGTAAAACAGGAAAGGTTCTTAAAAAATCAGAAATACTATGATCCCAATCTGAAATTTGGATTATTTTTCTCCAACGCCTGAACTCTTCTGACCAATAACTCTCTAAAGCTGGGTCTGTATCTTGGATGACAATGGGAGTGGATTCAAAAGCTTTTGTTGATAGTTGTTCTTTTTGTTTCCTTTTGAAATGTTCGAAAGATTTTTCGGGAAACAAATTGAGTTTAAAAAATATAAAATCCCTTGGTAAAGAAAGAAGAGAAATGTTTTCTTCCTGTAACGCCCATTCGGTGGCAAAAGTCAATGTGCCTGCAAACGGAATATACAAAGCATCAATTTCTTTTTTAGAAACTAGAAAGATTTCAAAACATTGTTGGATTAGAATCTGGCTTAAGTCTTCTGGGATAGGAGCACTGGTTGGAAAATTGGCTTTGATTCCTCTTTTGTATCCTGGTTCTCCAAGTACAGAAAGAGATACAGTAATTTCATCTTCAAAATAACTGATATGTAAATTTTCTTTAATTTCATAAAACTTTGTATTTGAATCAGAAAACAATGGTTTAGCGATTGTAACAGCTTCTGTTAGGATTCTATCCCATTCTTCTTCCCTAACCTCCGAAGACTTGTCCCAGTCTTTGGTGCGTCCAATGACTAGTCGAACATCTCTTAAAAAAAGACCATTAAACAGGAGATAGGCGATTTGATGAGAGTTTGTGTTTTCTAGTTTTATTTTTTCAGAAAAAACGCGTATGTTGGGTTCAGGTTGGTTGGGTAAGGGAACAGAATTTAAGATCTCTTTTATTTTTTCACCCACCCAAGAGGCAGTTCCAGGAGAAAAATACACCTCCCAACTTAGGGCAGTTCCGTTTTGTGGTTTGCGGATTCTAAATTTCCAATTCATCTTTTCCTTGCTCTGGACCTTTCGTTCGAAACATTGTCTTCTATATGTCCAGGATCTTCACTCCGGAACTCTTTTTGGTGATTGCCGCCATTCTTTGGGGTGGAACCTTTGTGGTCATCAAACTTGCACTGGATTCGGTGCCTCCCTTCTTATTTTTAGCGGTTCGATTTTGGCTCGCTGGAATCATTACATTGTTTCTTTACCGAAAGACTTTATTCTCCAAGGAAAACCGTCGGTGGGACTACATTCTACCGGCTTTTTTTGTGGCATGTTCGGCTCTTTTGGGTTATGCCTTCCAAACCATCGGCCTTGTTTATACCACTGCCACGCAGTCTGGATTTATGACAGGAGCTTATGTTGTATTTGTTCCTTTGCTTCAAATTGCCATTGAACGTCGTCTGCCATCAGGACGAACTTGGGTTGCGGTTTTAATTGTAGTGATAGGGCTTTTTATGATTTCACAAAATGGGAAATCTTATGATGAAATTCTTGGGTCTATGGAATTTGGATTTGGTGATGGACTCACTCTCATTGGTGCTTTTTTCTTTGCGACTTATATTATACTCATTGATATTTTTAGTAAAAAAATTCCGACACAAATCCTTGTATCTTTTGAAATCCTTTTGATTGCGATTGTATCCACTACTTTGTTTCCAGTGGAATCAGTTTTTCTAAAACAAAAAATATCGGTTCAGTTTGATATGAAATTTTGGATTGGAATATTTTACACATCCGTTTTTGCTACGATTTTTACAACCCAGATCCAAGCTAGATACCAGAAGGCAGTTCCCCCAGCGAGGGCAGGTTTACTCTATAGTTTGGAGCCTGTATTTTCCTTCTTTCTCGCTTATTTAGTATTAGGTGAAAGGCTAGGTACTGTCGGAGCTATCGGTTCAGGCCTTACTCTTTTTGGAATTGTATTTTCTGAATTAGGAAAGTGGAACCAAAGAGAAGAATAACGAACCATAACGTGTTTTCGCTATGGTTCGTTTTGTTTAATCAAATGATTTGGTGTTCTTTGAGTGCGTGATAAAGAATTCCAATTGTTACTTTGAGAATGGACAAAACTGGAATTGCAAGTAACATCCCAAAGATCCCGAAAAAGTTTCCCCCAACTGCAATGCCAATGAGTATCGCAAGAGGATGGAGAGAAACCGCATTGGCAATGACTACCGGTTGTACGATTGCGTTGTCTACTAGTTGAGCAACCACCACAACAGAAGCAATGGATCCAATCGATGGAGACATCTCAGGGAAAAGAATGGAAAATAAAATGGGTGGAACAGCTCCCACAAGAGGCCCTAAGTAAGGAATGGAATTGGCAACACCCAAAAACACTCCAAAGAGAATAAAAAACTTAACTCCAACAATATAAAAACCAATCGAAGCAACGATTGCCATAATTCCGCATTGGATGACTAAACTTTTTAAGTAACTAGTAATCTGTTGGTTCATTCGATAAAAAACCATTAGAAACATTTCAAAAAAACGATTGGGGATAAAACTAATCACTGTTTTATAAATTAGGTTTGCATCCAATAATAAAAAGAAACTGATAATGGGGATGATGATCATCCAACTAATGAACGTGGGAATCATCACAACAAGACTACGTAAAAATTCTTCTAAGTTGGAAGTAGCCATTTTTGCAACTTCTTCTGGGTGAATGATCTTTTTCCATAACTCAGGGTTTTGTGAGACTACTGGAAGTTTATTAAAATCTAATAATTGAAAATTGGGATCATCCATTTTGACAGACCATTCGGAGACAATGGGTTGTGCCTTTTCAAAAAGATTTGGCAGATAAAATGCCAAAAACCAATAAGCACCGGCGATTAAAAACGTGAATATAACTATAATTGTAATCGCTCTGTGAACTCCTCTCGATTCGAAGTAGTCTACGATACCATGAAAGATGTAAAAATGGATTCCTGAAATCAAAAGTGGAATCGCTAAGAACTTTACTCCAACAACTCCAATTAATATGGTAAGTGCAATCAGGCCAAAAAACGCAGTCCGTAAAATAAAAGAGGATATATTAAATTCTTTTAGATTCATTTTGTTTTATTTTTTTTGCTTTTGAAGTAAGCTGCTTCTAGTGTATCGTTTGTTTTGCGGAGTCTGTCAGCAATGATCGATGCAAAACTTAATAGCAGATCGTTTCCTACCCTTGGTTTCGTTTCTAATAGTGTTTTTAGTTCAGGTTGAAAAAAACCAAGTAGGATAGAATCAACAAGTGCCACGGCAGTTGCAGATCTTGGAAAATCTTGGAATAGTGCGAGTTCCCCAAAAAAAGCACCTTTTTCAAGTTCGGCGAGCTTTAGAGTAACTCCTTCTCTTTCTGAAAAAATTTCCACCTTTCCTTGTAAGATGAGATACACTCCTGTTCCTGCTTGGCCTTGGTAAAAAATAGTTTCACCTGCATAATACTTGCGTTTGTGGATGAGCCTTGCAACTTCTCGTAATGTCCGACGAGACATTCCTTCAAAGATAGCTGTTTCACGTAAAAAATGTGAAATCTCCGTAATCGGGTTTTCATCGCGTTTGAGAATGGATTTCCAAAGGGGAAGTTGCATAGGGCCTCTTCTGTATAAATCGGATAGACGGGGTCAAGAATTGATAAAACTTGATCCGTATGGGCCAAGCTTTTTACGTTGCGGGGACAGGGACAGATGTCGGAAAAACTTTTTTCTCCTGCCTTTTTATGGCAAAATACGCAGAAACATATGGTTTTCGCTATTGGAAGCCCATCCAAACTGGTGCGGTTAGTGCTGGTGATACAGAATTGGTGCAGAAAACCACAAGTCTACCGGATTCCTATTTTCTAAAACCTGTGTACGAATTCCAAACACCCGCAAGTCCACATTATGCCTCCAAACAGGAAGGAAAAATATTAGATCCCAAGTTCCTTCTCGCGGCACTTGCCAAAGAAAGAAAAACCAATACCCTTGTCGAAGGGGCAGGTGGGGTTTTTGTTCCTTGGACCGATGACTACTTAACCATCAAAGGAATTGGAGAAAGTAACCTTCCAGTTGTGGTGATTGGATCCACTGAACTTGGCACTATCAATCATACCTTACTTACTTTGGATGCACTTACCAGTCGCTTTGTTGCGGTTCTTGGATTTTATTTAGTGGGCCCAGAAAATTCCTTACAAACCGATAACGCAGAAACTATACAGAGGTTAGGTGGTGCACCTTGTTTAGGCATTACCAATTTTCCGGAACAAAAGTTATCACCGGTTGATTTTATTTCTTTTGCAAACAAAGAGTTTGATGCCAATCGGAATGTCATTGATACCTTACTCAATCCAGACGATGAAATATAATCCACTCCAAACTCATACATGGGTTCCTTTAACCATCCAAGAAGAAGGGGAATCTTTAATCGATATTGTAAAAGCTGAAGGGGAGTTCGTGACTGATTCCGAAGGGAACCAGTGGATTGATGCTATAGCCAGTTGGTGGACAATGATATTTGGTCATCGTCATCCTAAGTTAGTATCCGCACTTAAAACACAAATCGATGAACTAGATCATGTGATGCTTGCAGGTCATATCCATCCTGCGGCTGAAGCATTATCCAAATCTTTATTGGAACTAACTCATTTTGACTTTCACAAAGTGTTTTATTCAGATAACGGATCAAATGCGATAGAAATTGCTTTGAAACTTACAATCCAATACTATCAAAACCATCCAGATTTGAAATCAAGATCAGAGTTTCTCGTCTTTTCCAATTCCTATCATGGCGATAGCATTGGAGCCATGAATGTTTCAGGAAAAAATTATTTTAACCGAATTTTTTCTGAACTTAGATTCCCTACAAAAGAATTTCCTGCTCCCAATTGTATGAATTGCCCTTGGGGAAAAAATGTAAATAGTTGTGCGACGGAATGTTTAAACGATTTAGAACTTAGTATCAAACAAAACGAATATGCAGGAATTGTCATTGAACCATTGGTATTTGGCGCCAATGGAATGTTATTTTATGATAAAAAAGTATTAATCAAACTAAGACAACTGGCAACACAAACCAATACTATTCTTATTTTTGATGAAGTATTTACAGGAATGGGAAGGCTTGGGGAGTTTTTTGCTTACCAAGTGGCAGGAGTCAAACCAGACCTTTTGGTGATGGCAAAAGGACTAACAGGAGGAATGTTACCTCTTGGTGCCACCTTAGTTTCTGAATTCATTTATCAACAATTTTTATCAAAAGATCCTTACCATGCATTTTTTCATGCACATACTATGACTGGGAATCCGATAGCGTGTAGCGTTGGTTATGCGTCAGTCAAACTTTTACAAGAAGATGGTAGGGGCCTTGTCAAAAAACTCGAAAGTTCTTTGCAAAAACGAATAGAACCATTCCAAAAAAAATTAGGAAAACGAATCCAAAACGTTCGAGTGTTTGGTGGGATCTTTGCTTTTGAATACAAAGAAACCATAGCAGAGGATGAATATCTAAATCCCATCGGAAAAAAGATCCGTGAAAAAATGAGAGAATTTCGAGTTCTTTTGCGGCCTCTTGGTCGAACCATCTATATCACTCCTCCCTATACCATTTCAGAGAAATCCCTGGATCATATTTTTTTAGCGATGGAAGAGACCCTCCTTAGTTTTACTGATTCAGATTGAGACTAAATATACGAAGAGATTTTCTTCGTTTACACAGGTTGGCGTCGCAAAGAACCTGTTCCCATGATTGCAGAAGTTCAAGAAAAAACTGTTTCCTCCGCACCTTCCTTAATTACGGAAGCGGAAGCCCTAGAAATCCTAGAAGGAAAAGCCCCTTTGCTTTCGGTTGTCGCTCGTGCCACAGAAGAAAGAAATCGTTATTATACCAATCGTGTTCGCATTCATATATTAGATAATATCAAAAATGGTTATTGCCCTGAAGACTGCGGATACTGCGCACAAAGAAAGGGTGGAGATTCAGGAATCCAAGAATATTCACTTAAGTCTCCTGAAGAAATTTGGGAAGATGCCAAACGTGCCAAAGACAATGGTGCTTACCGATTTTGTATGGTGACTTCGGGACGTGGCCCCACTGACAATGCAGTGGATCGATTGGCAGAGACCATCTCCAAAATCAACGGCGAACTTGGGATGAAGGTTTGTTTGTCTGCGGGAATTTTGGACGCAAAAAAAGCTAGGACTTTAAAAGACGCAGGCCTTGACCGTTACAATCATAATCTCAATACATCTGAATCTAAATACAATGAAATCTGTTCTACACATACCTTCAAAGACCGACTAACAACACTTGAGGCGGCAAGAGAAGCGGATATCGGACTTTGTTCTGGGATCATTGTGGGAATGGGAGAAGAACTAAAAGACCTAGTCCAAGTTGCCTTTGAATTAAAACGACTTGGCGTGATATCTATCCCTGTTAACTTCTTTATTCCTATCAAAGGACATGCCATCCAGAAGTCGTCACTCACTCCTGAATTTTGTATTCGTGTATTGTCTATGTTTCGATTGGTCAATCCAGATTCAGAGATTCGAATTGGTGCCGGAAGAGAAGGTCATTTAGGTTCTTTACAATCAATGGCTCTTTTTGTAGCCAATTCATTGTTTGCTGAAGGATACTTAAACGTAAAAGGCAGTGAGATGGCCCAAACGATGAACTTGATTCGCGATTGTTCTATGGTTCCGGAATTTACAGAAGGAGTTCCAGAAGGATGGGATGAGTACGAGTCACAGTTCCTTTACGACGAGAAAAATTTTCCAGAACTCTATAAACATAAAAAGTAGTTTGCCTTTTTTACTTTTGGCGGTAGTATGCTCCTACTTTACCGCCTCTAGTGAGAAACATGCGAAAACCTTCTTTACCATTTCGAAAACAGATGAGTTATGCGATCGGCCAATTGGGTTGGTCCACTCTCATCAATATCATTGGTCTCCACCAAGTTTATTTTTATCTTCCACCCGCACCAAAACCAGGACAGGAATGTTTCCCTGACCTCATAGAAAAAATGGCCTTCTGGGGACTGTCCACCATTGGTGTTGTGGCAGCTCTTGGTCGTTTGTGGGATGCTTTTACTGATCCCATCATTGCCAATTCCTCGGACCGGTTTAGTTCTCGATTTGGACGTCGGATTCCCTTTCTATTTCTCGGAGGAGTGCCTGCAGCCGTCTTTTGTTGGCTGATTTTTGTTCCCCCACACAACTTTATCTCTTCCACCAACTTGGTTTGGATGACCGGTTGTATGCTTTTGTTTTATCTATTTTTAACAGTGTATGTCACTCCTTTCTTTGCTCTCATTCCAGAGCTTGGGCATACGCCGGAAGAGAGGTTGAATCTCTCTACATATATTTCAGTGACCTATGCATTGGGGATCATTGTGGCTTCAACAGAACCAATGATCGCAGGTGCTTTAAAATCCTCTTTTGTTTTTGATGGGGATAGTGCACTTCAAACCTTGGTGTCTCGTCAGTATGCTTTGGGAATCCTTTGTACGTTTGCGGCGATCTGTATGTATTTTCCCGTATTTTCGATTCATGAAAAAACCTATTGTGAATCGGAAGCCTCCAGTGTTCCTTTTAAAGATGCCATCCTCCTTACATTCAAAAATAAGAATTTTCTATACTTCGCTTTGTCGGATCTCTGTTATTTTTTAGCACTGACCATTCTTACCACAGGGATATCTTATTATGTAACAGTCCTTCTGGAACTGGAACGTGAATTTGTCACACAACTACTCACTGTGATGTTACTGGTTTCATTTGCTTTTTATCCTGTGGTCAACTGGATCGCAAGAAGGATCGGAAAGAAAAAAACAGTTCTATTTGGATTCTATATCTTTCTTTTACTCTTTCTTTCGATTTATTTTGTTGGGAAAGATTCTTTGCCATTACCACCGCATATTCAAGGTTATTTGATCGTTGCCATTGCAGCAGTTCCCATAGCAATTCTTGGGATCCTACCGAATGCCATCCTTGCTGATATTGCTGAACTTGATTCATTAAAAACAGGTTCGAAACGAGAGGGACTCTTTTATGCGGGAAGAACTTTTATGCAAAAGTTGGGTCAAACTTTGGCGGTTCTTATTTTTAGTAGTGTAATTCTTTTGGGACTTGATCGCGAAACAAAGAAAAATGTTTCACCAAATGTAACGGGGATCCTTGCACCGTCTGTAGCGGATCCAAAATCAGAATTGAAAAAAAATCCAGAAGTTGAGGCAAAAATAAGTATGGAATCTACCATTTGTAAAGTCGAAGAAGTAGACGCGGGAGGGGAGCTGGGTGTTCGTTTGACAGGTCCTCTTGCCTCTGCATTCTGTCTACTCGCCATCTTTCTCTTTGGAAAATACAAAGAAGATGAAACTTTAGAAGAGATTGCAAAGATACGTGGTAATTAAATCCTGGTTTTTGGAGCTATTCAGATGAGATATCGCATTGAGACAACCAAGTTAAAGAACGGGTATATCGAAGCCAAACTCATCGAGACAACCACAAATAACCCGATTGAATTTCGGATTTGTGACACGGAAGAATATGCGCAGGCCCAAATCAAAGATTGGCAAAAGCGCTTCCGAATGAATGAACCGCAAGAACAGGACTAAATTCTTCCTCCGATGGGGCATGGCTTTTGCCCTTGTTTTGAGTGTTACTGACTGTAAATCATCCTCAAAACGTGATTATTTCGATACCAATTTCCAATGTTTTGCTGAGCCTGGTTGGCGTGACAATTCCAAATTTAAAGAGTATATTGAGGTGGCATGGATCCCCATGCGGCTGTTATACGCACAAGAAAATTTAAAAGTCAAAAAAACTGATATTGTTTTTGCAGGTGATAGTTTGGTGCATTTGTTTTTGCCAGACTTAATGGCCAAAGAATTTCCCGGCCAGTCTGTCACCAATCGTGGGATTGGTGGTGATATGACAGAAACACTTCTTTCTCGAATCGAAGAAGATGTTCTTGTACTCCATCCAGAAACCATCGTCATCGAAATTGGTGGGAATGATTTTCGGGAAGGAAAGTGCCTTAGTTTGGTGCAAAACAATCTGCTCTCCATCATCCAGAAAATTCACACACAAAACAGAAATACAAAGATTATTCTCATTGCTGTTCCTCCCACAAGAGTGAAAGAACTCAACCAAATTGTCCCGGTATTTAATTTGTTTTTAAATCAAGTGGCTCGGACAACAAAAAATGTCGAATATGTCGAAGTTTGGGACATGATGAGAAATTCAGACCTTCCAACATTGAGAGAAGAGTTTTTCCGACCGAATGGGGACATTCTTCATTTTAATGAAAAAGGATATGAACTCTGGGGTAAAAAACTAAGACCTTATTTAAAAAAGTAAAAATGAATTCACTACTTCTAATTTCTCGTTCCTCTATTTCTGATTCCATTCTTTCGAAAACCTTTTCCGATCCTTCCGACGCATCGACAGACAAAACTTTTGCGATCTCGAATTCTCAAATATTCCGTGCGGAACGTTTTGGATTGCACTGTGTTCGCATAGTACATAGTAAATCTCTGAACCGCGACCAAGTATTAACGATTCGAAAAAATTTAGAAAAATACCAAATTGATTTTTTATCTCTTGGTTCTTTGTTACCAAATCATAAAGAGTCTCTTTTTGTTTTTGATATGGATTCCACAGTCATCAAAGAAGAGGTCATTGATGAGCTTGCAAGAAAACACGGAGTGTATGAAGCCGTTGCCACTGTCACCAAACAAGCGATGGAAGGTGGAATGGGATTTGACGAAGCACTTCGTTTACGAGTGAAACACCTTGCGGGACTTTCCAAAGAAAGTTTTCGGGAAGTGTATGATCTTTTGACACTAAACGATGGAATGGAAAAAGTGTTTCAATTTGTTCCAGCACATGGATCAAAACTTGGAATCCTCAGTGGTGGTTTTACTCCCGTATTAAAACTATTTTCGGAAAAGTATCCTGTGGATTTTTATAGAGCCAATGGATTGGAAGAAGTAAGCGGAAGTTTTACCGGTGAAATTTTTGGTGAGATCATCAACCGAGAAAAAAAAGAAATCTATCTAAAACAGTATGCAAAAGACCTTTCGATTCCTTTAGAACAAGTGGTTGCCGTAGGAGATGGGGCAAACGATGCTTTGATGCTAAATGCTGCAGCGATCGGCATTGGTATTCACGCCAAACAAGGATTAAAAGACCAAATTACCAATTGGATCGATTTTACCGATCTATCGGCCTTAGTTTTTCTCTTTGAGAATTCTTTTTAATTCATCTAGAATAGACAACGCTTCCATCGGTGGAATTTGATTGGGATCGATTTGTTTTAATCTTTTTAAAACCTTTTCCTCGTTTGGCGACATGTTAGAAGTATTGTTGTCCATTAGACCAGCAAACAAACTTGGTTCTTCGTTTTTGATTTTAATCTCTCGTTTTTTGGATTCAAGTCCCGAAAGAATTTCTTTGGCACGATCGGAAACGGTTTCGGGAATCCCTGCAAGTTTTGCTACATAGATTCCAAAGGATTGTTTTGATTTCCCTCGTTTGACTTTTTTAAGAAAAAGGATCTCTCCTTCTTTTTCAAAGGTATCCAAATACAAATTAAAGATTCCATTCCCTTTTTCCAGTTCTGTTAATTCATGGTAGTGGGTCGCAAAAATGGTTTTTGGTTTGGGAAACTTAGCAGATAAAAATTCTAAAATGGCCCAAGCAATTGATAACCCATCATAGGTGGATGTTCCACGACCTACTTCATCAAATAGAATTAGACTATTTTCGGAAAATTGGTTTAGGATGGTGGCTGTTTCTTTCATCTCTACAAAAAAAGTAGATTCACCTTTCGTTAAGTTGTCACCAGAACCAATCCGAGTGAAAATTCGATCTACCACGGCAAGAGATGCTTTTTTTGCGGGAACATAAGATCCCATTTGGAATAGGATTTGGTTGATGGCAATTTGGCGCATAAAGGTAGATTTACCGGCCATATTGGGTCCGGTTAACACGGCAATGGCGTTGTCACTTGGATTGAGTTCTAGGCTATTTGGTACAAAACGTTCGCCAATCGGTAAAAAAGTTTCTACAACAGGATGGCGAGATTCGGAATAGTTCAAAATTCCATCGTTACGAATTTCGGGCCTAATCCATTGGTATTCTTCTTTGGTTTCTGTGAGAGAAAGATGATAATCCAAAGAAGCCACTTCTGTGGAAAGAGTTAAAAATTCTTCATAAAGTGAAATACAGTGTGCGACTAATTCTTCGAATTTTTCTTTTTCAATCCTTTCGATGATTTCATCTGCTTGGAGGATGGCTCGTTCTAGTTCTTCTAATTCGGGAGAAGTGAACCTTTCTCCTGTAACTAGTGTTTGTTTTTTTAAAAAATGTTTGGGAACTTCTTTTGCTTGGGCTTTGGAGATTTCAATAAAGTAACCAAGGATTTTGTTGTAACGAATCTTTAAAGAGGAAATGTTTGAAGCTTTTTTTTCCTTCTCTTCCAATTCCAAAATCCAATCTTTTCCTTTTTCGCGAGCAAGAATGGCATCATCATATTCTTTGTTGAATCCAGATTTTAAAAATGGAGAGTTGCCGAGAAATACTGGAAGTTCGCCATCATAAAGGGTATCCATAAACAGTTTTGATAAAACATTTAGTTCTTTAGGTAATTTGGAAAAATCATAACCAATTCCATCCAAAATGGATTTGATATTTGCTGTGGATTCTAAACTTTTTTCAATCCCACGAAAATCGCGAGGTAATGCTTTCCCCACTCGAAACCTTGTGAGAACTCGCTCTAAATCGATCAAATCACCTAACAAATCTTTTATTTTTTGCCTTTCTTTTTTGTTGGCAGAAAGAATATCAATTTTGTCCCAATGTGCTTTGATTTTGTTTTCATCTCGCGTGGGGAATAGAATTCTTTGTTTGAGATATCTTTTTCCAGTAGCTGTGATACAACGATTGAGAACCCCAAACAAAGTATGGTTTTTATCATTTGGATTTTCAACGAGTTCTAAATGGGAAACGGTTTGTTCATCCAGAACCAAATATTCATTTTCATCGATTCGTCTAGGAGATTTAAAAACAAAGTTTTGTTTGCGATAGTTATACTGAA is a genomic window containing:
- the bioB gene encoding biotin synthase BioB; this encodes MIAEVQEKTVSSAPSLITEAEALEILEGKAPLLSVVARATEERNRYYTNRVRIHILDNIKNGYCPEDCGYCAQRKGGDSGIQEYSLKSPEEIWEDAKRAKDNGAYRFCMVTSGRGPTDNAVDRLAETISKINGELGMKVCLSAGILDAKKARTLKDAGLDRYNHNLNTSESKYNEICSTHTFKDRLTTLEAAREADIGLCSGIIVGMGEELKDLVQVAFELKRLGVISIPVNFFIPIKGHAIQKSSLTPEFCIRVLSMFRLVNPDSEIRIGAGREGHLGSLQSMALFVANSLFAEGYLNVKGSEMAQTMNLIRDCSMVPEFTEGVPEGWDEYESQFLYDEKNFPELYKHKK
- a CDS encoding MFS transporter, with the translated sequence MSYAIGQLGWSTLINIIGLHQVYFYLPPAPKPGQECFPDLIEKMAFWGLSTIGVVAALGRLWDAFTDPIIANSSDRFSSRFGRRIPFLFLGGVPAAVFCWLIFVPPHNFISSTNLVWMTGCMLLFYLFLTVYVTPFFALIPELGHTPEERLNLSTYISVTYALGIIVASTEPMIAGALKSSFVFDGDSALQTLVSRQYALGILCTFAAICMYFPVFSIHEKTYCESEASSVPFKDAILLTFKNKNFLYFALSDLCYFLALTILTTGISYYVTVLLELEREFVTQLLTVMLLVSFAFYPVVNWIARRIGKKKTVLFGFYIFLLLFLSIYFVGKDSLPLPPHIQGYLIVAIAAVPIAILGILPNAILADIAELDSLKTGSKREGLFYAGRTFMQKLGQTLAVLIFSSVILLGLDRETKKNVSPNVTGILAPSVADPKSELKKNPEVEAKISMESTICKVEEVDAGGELGVRLTGPLASAFCLLAIFLFGKYKEDETLEEIAKIRGN
- a CDS encoding GDSL-type esterase/lipase family protein is translated as MAFALVLSVTDCKSSSKRDYFDTNFQCFAEPGWRDNSKFKEYIEVAWIPMRLLYAQENLKVKKTDIVFAGDSLVHLFLPDLMAKEFPGQSVTNRGIGGDMTETLLSRIEEDVLVLHPETIVIEIGGNDFREGKCLSLVQNNLLSIIQKIHTQNRNTKIILIAVPPTRVKELNQIVPVFNLFLNQVARTTKNVEYVEVWDMMRNSDLPTLREEFFRPNGDILHFNEKGYELWGKKLRPYLKK
- the serB gene encoding phosphoserine phosphatase SerB, with product MNSLLLISRSSISDSILSKTFSDPSDASTDKTFAISNSQIFRAERFGLHCVRIVHSKSLNRDQVLTIRKNLEKYQIDFLSLGSLLPNHKESLFVFDMDSTVIKEEVIDELARKHGVYEAVATVTKQAMEGGMGFDEALRLRVKHLAGLSKESFREVYDLLTLNDGMEKVFQFVPAHGSKLGILSGGFTPVLKLFSEKYPVDFYRANGLEEVSGSFTGEIFGEIINREKKEIYLKQYAKDLSIPLEQVVAVGDGANDALMLNAAAIGIGIHAKQGLKDQITNWIDFTDLSALVFLFENSF
- the mutS gene encoding DNA mismatch repair protein MutS, which produces MSEHYEALNTPVMRQYMEVKEQHPDGIVFFRMGDFYEMFLEDAKIAAQILDITLTKRQNQIPMAGIPYHATESYISRLIAAGKKVVVCEQIKPDDPKAKIMSREVVRIITPGTVVEDNLLGGYQNNYLSLYYREKTSVYLAFADVSTSELLYFFFSENETERIFDTIKRFSPKEIIYTEEVPPLAKESKIILSKIPPDYLPKKKGAGIDTVVHVLDAYLQYNYRKQNFVFKSPRRIDENEYLVLDEQTVSHLELVENPNDKNHTLFGVLNRCITATGKRYLKQRILFPTRDENKIKAHWDKIDILSANKKERQKIKDLLGDLIDLERVLTRFRVGKALPRDFRGIEKSLESTANIKSILDGIGYDFSKLPKELNVLSKLFMDTLYDGELPVFLGNSPFLKSGFNKEYDDAILAREKGKDWILELEEKEKKASNISSLKIRYNKILGYFIEISKAQAKEVPKHFLKKQTLVTGERFTSPELEELERAILQADEIIERIEKEKFEELVAHCISLYEEFLTLSTEVASLDYHLSLTETKEEYQWIRPEIRNDGILNYSESRHPVVETFLPIGERFVPNSLELNPSDNAIAVLTGPNMAGKSTFMRQIAINQILFQMGSYVPAKKASLAVVDRIFTRIGSGDNLTKGESTFFVEMKETATILNQFSENSLILFDEVGRGTSTYDGLSIAWAILEFLSAKFPKPKTIFATHYHELTELEKGNGIFNLYLDTFEKEGEILFLKKVKRGKSKQSFGIYVAKLAGIPETVSDRAKEILSGLESKKREIKIKNEEPSLFAGLMDNNTSNMSPNEEKVLKRLKQIDPNQIPPMEALSILDELKRILKEKN